From Hartmannibacter diazotrophicus, a single genomic window includes:
- a CDS encoding OmpW/AlkL family protein, whose translation MFRGTWGLGVAAAALVMSGAAAMAADIGPMDAEPPMAAPVANYDWFLHVGPAGVFFSESADVSAGGAAVAGSDAKIDNDLAVTLDIGYYVTPDISLSLTLANAPLAVVNGAGSLSGLGALGKLNYLPPVLAVQYHFPEFYHVRPYIGAGVNYTMFFNEKDAALTNFKVDNAFGAVLQAGVDVMLSEQLGLFVDVKHVWLSTDATGVLGATPVKADVTLDPTIVTAGLTYRF comes from the coding sequence ATGTTTCGTGGGACGTGGGGACTGGGCGTTGCGGCGGCGGCACTTGTGATGTCGGGTGCGGCAGCGATGGCGGCCGATATCGGGCCGATGGACGCCGAGCCGCCGATGGCGGCGCCGGTCGCGAATTACGACTGGTTCCTGCACGTCGGTCCGGCGGGCGTGTTCTTCTCCGAATCGGCCGACGTCAGCGCGGGCGGTGCGGCCGTCGCCGGATCGGACGCCAAGATCGACAACGATCTCGCGGTGACACTGGACATCGGCTACTACGTCACGCCCGACATCTCGCTGTCGCTGACCCTCGCCAATGCACCGCTCGCCGTGGTCAATGGTGCGGGGAGCCTCAGCGGCCTCGGCGCGCTCGGCAAGCTGAACTACCTGCCGCCGGTGCTGGCGGTCCAGTATCACTTCCCCGAGTTCTACCACGTGCGGCCCTATATCGGCGCGGGCGTGAACTACACGATGTTCTTCAACGAGAAGGACGCGGCGCTGACCAACTTCAAGGTCGACAACGCCTTCGGCGCGGTTCTGCAGGCGGGCGTGGACGTCATGCTCTCCGAGCAGCTCGGCCTCTTCGTCGACGTCAAGCACGTCTGGCTGAGCACCGACGCCACCGGCGTGCTGGGCGCAACGCCGGTCAAGGCCGATGTGACGCTCGATCCGACGATCGTCACGGCCGGTCTCACCTATCGCTTCTGA